In Eubalaena glacialis isolate mEubGla1 chromosome 3, mEubGla1.1.hap2.+ XY, whole genome shotgun sequence, the following are encoded in one genomic region:
- the VAMP3 gene encoding vesicle-associated membrane protein 3: protein MTTSAPAGSSAASGSSRRLQQTQNQVDEVVDIMRVNVDKVLERDQKLSELDDRADALQAGASQFETSAAKLKRKYWWKNCKMWAIGISVVVVIIIIIIVWSVSS from the exons AT gactacAAGCGCGCCTGCAGGGTCAAGCGCTGCCTCTGGCAGTAGTAGAAGACTTCAGCAGACACAGAATCAAGTGGATGAG GTGGTGGACATCATGAGGGTCAACGTGGATAAGGTGCTGGAAAGAGATCAGAAGCTCTCTGAGTTGGATGACCGTGCAGACGCACTGCAGGCAGGAGCCTCCCAGTTTGAAACGAGTGCTGCCAAGCTGAAGAGAAAATACTGGTGGAAGAATTGCAAG ATGTGGGCGATAGGGATCAGCGTTgtcgtcgtcatcatcatcatcatcatcg